Proteins encoded by one window of Ulvibacter sp. MAR_2010_11:
- a CDS encoding T9SS type A sorting domain-containing protein, with protein sequence MKTNYLKACKVTFITLFLMGFCSLAQSQQENFGCIDPVISDTSGPGAICEGETATLTATHNGDGVNWFDAPSGGNLVGSGSPFVTNPLTTTTSFWAEAFNGGSGTVQTGGARVAPTNTTASAVVAVTSPWGLAFDASEDFTINSVDVYLASSDPGDVVVQLKDSGLNILEQVTIAAPAGNSTTPVQFTLNLDFFVPAGTDYNLVAESSPVMVREFSSGHPGFPYPIGTSGSVFGGTINDNDTNPNVYYFFYNWSFTPGVVCTSARVEEAVTVSPMPAIPVGDSVQQFSSGETLADLDVTGENLMWYSDAGGTISIPDTTPLVDGTTYYVSQTVGGCESDLLAITVELILGVDDASLENLAYYPNPVTSLLTISNSEAIKSIKVMNMLGQVIIYDAFDSNTVSLDLSILNSGFYLMDVFTERGKKTVEILKN encoded by the coding sequence ATGAAAACAAACTACTTAAAAGCATGTAAAGTTACTTTTATTACACTTTTTTTGATGGGGTTCTGCTCTTTAGCACAGTCTCAACAGGAGAATTTTGGATGTATAGATCCTGTTATTTCAGATACTTCAGGACCGGGAGCTATTTGTGAAGGCGAAACTGCCACGCTCACCGCAACACATAACGGTGACGGAGTTAATTGGTTCGATGCGCCTAGTGGCGGAAATCTAGTAGGGTCGGGATCTCCCTTTGTTACAAACCCTTTAACCACAACCACATCATTTTGGGCTGAAGCCTTTAATGGGGGATCGGGAACTGTTCAAACGGGCGGAGCTCGAGTAGCTCCCACCAATACAACTGCGTCGGCGGTGGTTGCTGTAACTAGTCCATGGGGCTTGGCATTTGATGCTAGCGAAGATTTTACAATTAACTCGGTCGATGTATATTTAGCTTCTTCAGATCCGGGGGATGTTGTTGTACAATTAAAGGACAGTGGTCTCAATATTTTAGAACAAGTCACAATTGCTGCCCCGGCAGGGAATTCTACCACACCGGTCCAGTTTACCTTAAATTTAGATTTTTTCGTACCAGCCGGAACCGATTATAATTTGGTGGCCGAAAGCAGTCCGGTGATGGTTCGTGAATTTTCCAGTGGTCATCCCGGATTTCCATACCCTATAGGAACTTCCGGTTCTGTTTTTGGAGGAACCATTAACGACAACGATACCAATCCGAATGTTTATTACTTTTTTTATAACTGGTCGTTTACGCCGGGTGTAGTATGTACGTCTGCCAGAGTAGAGGAGGCTGTTACAGTTTCACCCATGCCGGCAATACCCGTCGGGGATAGCGTACAGCAGTTTTCTTCGGGAGAAACACTTGCCGATTTAGACGTTACCGGTGAGAATCTTATGTGGTATTCGGATGCCGGGGGAACTATTAGTATCCCGGACACAACGCCTTTGGTGGATGGCACAACCTATTATGTGAGTCAGACAGTGGGTGGGTGTGAAAGTGACTTATTGGCGATTACAGTTGAATTAATTTTAGGGGTTGATGATGCCTCTCTTGAAAATCTCGCCTATTATCCTAATCCGGTTACTTCGTTGTTAACTATTTCAAACTCTGAAGCGATTAAAAGCATAAAAGTTATGAATATGCTTGGACAGGTAATTATCTACGATGCATTCGATTCTAATACGGTATCTTTGGACCTTTCGATTTTGAATTCAGGGTTTTACCTAATGGATGTTTTTACTGAAAGAGGTAAAAAGACAGTGGAAATTCTCAAAAACTAG
- a CDS encoding redoxin domain-containing protein encodes MQNFALYITSILVCLGCSSKPTPVSDSRVNDYALFDASGGFHRLSYYNDSKAIVLWVQGNDCPIVRNSLSDFHKVVAEYSEKGFTFFMLNSNLQDHREGIKREAETFQFKVPVLDDSAQLLADALDIKITAEAIVLHPTTREILYRGPINNRLDYETQKNKATDSYLADALGAILKGKQPLQKQKMTRGCTVTRQSKITREEDLTYTRDIAPILEQKCTKCHVDGGIAPWAMTDYETVKGWSSMMKQVLLSKRMPPWKADPYIGEFSNSFAIEDSNARKIVRWIDNGLAHGAGEDILTAIPPITKSWKNGEPDEIKVLKPETLPATGVISYRYQKVTINPNEDRWLRGIEIQPGNNKVVHHIVVTNTERNQKSPITQREQRKWTDNFIALGGGGVQATFYPEGTGVFVPKNTELTLQIHYTTTGKVETDLTKIGLYYHESPPEKEFYSLAPSNTEFVIPAYGKNVHLSVEEPISRDIKIHYIVPHMHYRGKSITFSVLYPDGSKEMLVSVPDFNFNWQRMYRLKDPKFVPKGSTILVEGIYNNTYQNPFNPDPSKELGFGIQSTDEMLIGFFNYTLED; translated from the coding sequence GTGCAAAATTTTGCTCTATATATCACCTCCATCCTTGTATGTCTAGGCTGCAGCTCTAAGCCCACGCCTGTATCAGACAGTCGCGTAAACGACTATGCATTGTTCGATGCTTCAGGAGGGTTTCACAGGCTTTCGTATTACAACGACAGCAAAGCTATCGTGCTTTGGGTACAGGGAAACGATTGTCCTATTGTGCGTAACTCTTTGTCCGATTTCCACAAAGTTGTTGCTGAATATTCTGAAAAAGGTTTTACTTTTTTTATGCTGAACAGCAATCTACAGGATCATCGGGAAGGCATTAAGAGAGAAGCAGAAACATTTCAATTTAAAGTTCCGGTTTTGGACGATTCGGCTCAACTACTCGCCGATGCCCTAGACATTAAAATTACTGCCGAAGCAATTGTACTCCACCCTACAACACGAGAAATTTTATACCGAGGTCCTATTAATAATCGATTGGATTATGAAACTCAAAAGAACAAAGCGACCGATAGTTACCTGGCCGATGCTCTGGGTGCTATTTTAAAAGGAAAACAACCCCTTCAGAAACAAAAAATGACACGGGGCTGCACGGTTACACGACAGTCGAAAATAACAAGGGAAGAAGACCTAACTTATACTCGTGATATTGCGCCAATTCTTGAGCAAAAATGCACAAAATGCCATGTAGACGGAGGAATTGCTCCCTGGGCCATGACCGATTATGAAACTGTAAAGGGGTGGTCTTCAATGATGAAACAAGTGTTGCTGAGCAAACGAATGCCACCCTGGAAAGCCGATCCGTATATCGGTGAATTTTCTAACTCATTTGCCATCGAAGATTCCAATGCCCGAAAAATTGTAAGATGGATAGACAACGGATTAGCGCACGGTGCAGGGGAAGACATTCTAACTGCGATTCCACCTATCACAAAAAGTTGGAAAAATGGTGAGCCCGATGAAATTAAGGTGCTTAAACCTGAAACTTTGCCCGCAACGGGTGTTATCAGTTATCGCTATCAGAAAGTCACTATCAATCCTAATGAAGATCGTTGGTTGCGAGGTATAGAAATTCAGCCCGGTAACAACAAGGTTGTGCATCACATTGTTGTGACAAATACCGAACGCAATCAAAAAAGCCCCATTACACAACGCGAACAGCGCAAATGGACCGATAATTTTATTGCCTTGGGCGGCGGTGGTGTTCAGGCTACCTTTTACCCTGAAGGGACCGGAGTATTCGTTCCCAAAAACACAGAACTTACACTTCAAATTCATTATACCACTACCGGCAAAGTGGAAACCGATCTAACAAAAATTGGTTTGTATTATCATGAATCGCCTCCCGAAAAAGAGTTCTATTCGCTAGCACCCTCCAACACCGAATTTGTGATTCCGGCCTATGGTAAAAATGTACATCTTAGTGTGGAAGAACCCATAAGCAGGGATATTAAAATTCATTACATTGTGCCGCACATGCATTATCGCGGCAAGAGCATTACTTTCTCGGTTCTATATCCTGATGGCTCAAAAGAAATGCTTGTTTCTGTACCCGATTTCAACTTCAACTGGCAACGGATGTATCGCTTAAAAGATCCAAAGTTTGTTCCAAAAGGATCTACAATTCTAGTGGAAGGAATTTATAACAATACCTATCAAAATCCGTTTAATCCGGATCCTTCCAAAGAGCTTGGCTTCGGGATTCAAAGTACAGACGAAATGCTGATTGGTTTTTTCAACTACACTTTAGAAGATTAA
- a CDS encoding CsbD family protein yields MNTDQLKGNWNQIKGKIKQEYGIATEDDAAFTEGKYDELVGRIQEKTGKTKERINEEISKW; encoded by the coding sequence ATGAACACAGATCAGTTAAAAGGAAATTGGAACCAGATTAAAGGTAAGATTAAACAAGAGTACGGTATAGCAACCGAAGACGATGCGGCTTTTACAGAAGGAAAGTACGACGAACTAGTAGGTAGAATTCAGGAAAAAACCGGAAAAACAAAAGAACGAATTAACGAAGAAATTTCGAAGTGGTAG
- a CDS encoding histidine phosphatase family protein yields the protein MRYLLLFSVFSLFLSCNVIEKEKQIDTPSEAAAITTYYLIRHAEKDRTDPENSNPNLTEAGVQRARNWASFFQHIDLDKIYATNFNRTQQTASFVATKKNIEVQSYNPSNLYDEAFQKQTIGKTVLVVGHSNTTPQFVNAILGETKYTDMNDNDNGSVYVVSVAGDSKKVQILTYN from the coding sequence ATGCGTTATTTATTGTTATTTTCTGTCTTTTCACTTTTTCTATCATGTAATGTTATTGAAAAAGAAAAGCAGATTGATACTCCCTCCGAAGCGGCTGCAATTACGACCTATTATCTTATAAGACACGCCGAAAAGGATCGTACCGATCCTGAAAACAGCAATCCTAATCTTACGGAAGCAGGCGTACAACGTGCCAGAAACTGGGCATCCTTTTTTCAGCATATCGATTTAGATAAAATATATGCAACCAATTTTAACCGAACTCAACAAACAGCAAGTTTTGTCGCAACTAAAAAGAACATCGAGGTACAATCGTACAACCCAAGTAACTTGTACGACGAGGCTTTTCAGAAGCAAACAATAGGGAAGACCGTTTTGGTGGTGGGGCATAGTAATACCACTCCACAGTTTGTGAATGCCATTCTCGGGGAAACAAAATATACCGACATGAACGATAATGACAATGGAAGCGTGTATGTAGTTTCAGTGGCCGGGGACTCAAAAAAAGTACAAATTCTAACCTATAACTGA
- a CDS encoding peptidoglycan DD-metalloendopeptidase family protein, which translates to MKRLVILFTILSSTFSFGQSETYLTVLEDFKIHFNQKDSQAVFDMMDANMQTKLGMDNVSAIVTSFRTNLGELQSYTYIHTEGTTETYEAQFENGKQNISLSVDGSFKLNGLRFLPAKEENVAGKIDRNITPLALPFKGEWFTVWGGDTKAQNYHVISKTQKNAFDFLIIGKNGRSYERSGTRNEDYNAFGQPLYAVCDAEVYDVITGVEDNKPGAMNPAQALGNSVTLKTENDEYFVYAHFENETIKVVKGQKVKRGQYLGNCGNSGNSTEPHLHLHIQDGPNVMTSVGVKCYFESLLVNGEPQTDYSPIRLDKIERTPQ; encoded by the coding sequence ATGAAACGACTGGTTATCCTATTCACAATTCTTTCTTCTACCTTTAGTTTCGGGCAGTCTGAAACCTATCTTACTGTTCTAGAGGATTTTAAAATACATTTCAACCAAAAAGATTCGCAGGCGGTTTTCGATATGATGGATGCCAATATGCAGACCAAACTGGGCATGGATAATGTTTCGGCTATTGTTACATCTTTCCGAACGAATCTGGGTGAATTACAATCCTATACCTATATACATACCGAAGGTACTACCGAAACTTACGAGGCACAATTTGAAAATGGAAAACAAAACATTTCGTTGTCCGTGGACGGATCGTTTAAATTAAACGGACTTCGGTTTCTACCGGCTAAGGAGGAAAATGTTGCCGGTAAAATCGACCGAAACATCACCCCTTTGGCGCTTCCTTTTAAAGGAGAGTGGTTTACGGTCTGGGGTGGAGACACCAAGGCGCAAAATTATCATGTTATCTCTAAAACTCAGAAGAACGCCTTTGATTTTCTGATAATTGGTAAAAACGGTCGATCCTATGAAAGAAGCGGAACTCGTAACGAAGATTATAACGCCTTTGGACAACCTTTGTATGCAGTATGTGATGCCGAAGTGTACGATGTAATAACAGGAGTTGAAGACAACAAGCCGGGAGCTATGAACCCTGCACAGGCACTGGGAAATAGTGTAACGCTAAAAACTGAAAACGACGAATATTTTGTCTATGCCCATTTTGAAAATGAGACAATTAAGGTGGTGAAAGGGCAAAAGGTAAAACGAGGGCAATATCTTGGAAACTGCGGAAATTCGGGTAATTCTACCGAGCCACATCTACATTTGCATATTCAGGATGGCCCCAATGTCATGACTTCAGTGGGTGTAAAATGCTATTTTGAGTCCTTACTTGTAAACGGCGAACCTCAAACCGATTATTCTCCGATACGTTTGGACAAAATCGAACGTACTCCCCAATAA
- the smpB gene encoding SsrA-binding protein SmpB, whose protein sequence is MALQKDVKIKNRKAKFEYEFLDTYTAGIVLAGTEIKAIREGKASIAESFCEFNNHGELFVINMTVQEYSHATHFNHDPKSERKLLLNRSELKKLEKEVKNSGLTIIPLLLFTNEKGLAKLQIALARGKKQYDKRETMKDRDTKRDLSRIKKAFNN, encoded by the coding sequence ATGGCACTTCAGAAAGATGTAAAAATAAAAAACCGAAAGGCTAAATTCGAATACGAATTCCTCGATACGTATACGGCGGGTATTGTTTTGGCCGGAACTGAAATTAAAGCCATACGAGAAGGGAAAGCCTCCATTGCCGAAAGTTTTTGTGAGTTCAATAATCACGGAGAATTGTTTGTGATTAATATGACGGTTCAGGAATATTCACATGCCACACATTTTAATCATGATCCCAAGAGTGAGCGAAAGTTATTACTCAATAGAAGTGAGCTCAAAAAGCTGGAAAAAGAAGTGAAAAATTCGGGGCTTACTATAATCCCTTTGCTCCTCTTTACCAATGAGAAGGGTCTGGCAAAACTTCAAATCGCCTTAGCACGAGGTAAAAAACAGTACGACAAACGAGAAACCATGAAGGATAGGGATACCAAGCGAGACCTCAGCCGAATTAAGAAGGCTTTTAATAATTAA
- a CDS encoding DUF5686 and carboxypeptidase regulatory-like domain-containing protein, with protein sequence MTKIFTVLFLLLPVIASAQLVGKVTNTHGEPLPFVNIYLENSYSGTTTNDDGNYKLEVTTGTLKVIFQFLGYTTVTKEIETISGKPLVLNVTMQEESTSLAEVVISSKEDPAYRIIRETIARRKLNLDRISSYKADFYSRGIWRVDSIPEKFMGQEVGDFDGQLDSTRTGIIYLSETISEIAFQKPDDFKENIIASKVSGNDNGFSFNSAQDANFSFYENTIDLNAAIVSPISNSAFSYYNYKLDGVFYEGPKLINKISVTPKRPNDRVWQGTIYIVEDDWQMYGVELSTTGQAIQLPFITKLIFKQNFKFDTATNFWVKISQTIDFGFGFFGFNGDGRFIAVYSNYEFNPQFDKKSFTNEVLAFEAEANKKDSIFWKGTRPVPLTDEELNDYIKKDSIQTLRKSKVYLDSIDQKNNKFRILDPITGYTYENSFKNWDLSYEGPFPKINFNTVQGWTGGVGLSYSKSYDEHRTRWLNAFVRMQYGFSEDRVRFTGGITKNFNRTNRIRLSLSGGSEGAQFNASEPILPIINTVASLFFERNYMKVYELNYGRLGYSQELFNGLRIFTNIGYEQRKPLFNTTDYVTLPNDDVDYTSNNPLIPSDYSNAVIDEHEIIKTQIRANITFGQKYMTYPDGKFNLGNNKYPALTLQFENGLGASNENYNFSELSGSLDQTVNTGNKGEFTYRLKGGTFFNGEDISFVDYEHFNGNQTRVGTTPNYTNVFNLLPYYSLSTNKTYFEGHLEHDFRGWILGKIPGINQLNFNLVAGAHLLSIENNKPYTEFSIGIDNLGIGKYRLLRLDYVRSYYNGGSDGAFVFGLKFLGLFD encoded by the coding sequence ATGACTAAAATTTTTACGGTACTCTTTCTTCTACTTCCGGTGATTGCTAGTGCCCAACTGGTTGGTAAAGTCACGAATACTCATGGAGAACCCTTACCATTTGTAAATATTTATCTGGAGAATAGCTATTCAGGAACCACTACAAACGATGACGGAAATTACAAACTAGAGGTAACTACTGGTACACTTAAAGTGATTTTTCAGTTTTTGGGATATACGACCGTTACGAAAGAAATAGAAACTATCTCAGGAAAACCTTTGGTGCTTAATGTAACAATGCAAGAGGAATCCACAAGTTTGGCTGAAGTTGTAATCTCCTCAAAAGAAGATCCTGCCTACCGTATCATTCGGGAAACCATTGCCAGACGTAAACTGAATTTAGACAGAATCTCATCCTATAAAGCCGATTTCTATTCTCGGGGAATCTGGCGCGTAGACAGTATTCCTGAAAAGTTTATGGGGCAAGAGGTTGGGGATTTCGACGGACAACTAGACTCGACCCGCACCGGAATTATTTACTTAAGCGAAACCATCAGCGAAATTGCATTCCAAAAACCCGACGATTTTAAAGAAAATATTATTGCGAGCAAAGTAAGTGGAAACGACAACGGCTTCAGTTTTAACAGCGCTCAGGATGCAAACTTCTCGTTTTATGAAAACACCATAGATCTCAACGCAGCGATTGTTTCCCCTATCTCAAACAGTGCTTTTAGTTATTACAATTATAAACTGGACGGTGTTTTTTATGAAGGTCCCAAGCTTATCAACAAAATTAGTGTCACTCCAAAACGTCCTAACGACCGAGTCTGGCAGGGCACTATCTATATTGTAGAGGATGATTGGCAAATGTATGGCGTAGAACTTTCTACGACCGGACAAGCCATTCAATTACCCTTCATTACCAAACTAATTTTTAAACAGAATTTTAAATTTGATACCGCCACCAACTTCTGGGTGAAAATTTCACAAACCATCGATTTCGGGTTCGGGTTTTTTGGGTTTAATGGAGACGGTAGATTTATTGCTGTGTATAGCAATTACGAATTCAATCCGCAGTTCGATAAAAAATCCTTTACCAACGAAGTCTTAGCCTTTGAAGCCGAAGCTAATAAAAAGGATAGTATATTTTGGAAGGGCACGCGTCCTGTGCCCCTGACCGATGAAGAACTGAATGACTACATCAAAAAAGACAGCATTCAAACCCTTCGGAAATCGAAGGTATATCTGGATTCCATCGATCAAAAAAATAATAAATTTAGAATCCTTGATCCAATTACCGGGTATACCTACGAAAACAGTTTTAAAAATTGGGATCTCTCATACGAAGGTCCTTTCCCAAAGATAAACTTCAATACGGTACAAGGGTGGACAGGTGGTGTTGGACTTTCCTATTCCAAAAGTTACGACGAACACCGAACTCGTTGGCTGAATGCTTTTGTACGAATGCAGTATGGTTTTTCTGAAGATAGAGTACGCTTTACGGGAGGAATTACCAAAAACTTTAACCGAACCAATAGAATACGCTTATCGCTTTCCGGCGGAAGCGAAGGCGCACAGTTTAATGCTTCGGAGCCCATATTACCAATTATTAATACTGTCGCGTCGCTGTTTTTTGAACGAAACTATATGAAGGTATACGAGCTCAATTACGGGCGGCTGGGTTACAGTCAGGAGTTATTTAACGGCCTTCGAATTTTCACAAACATTGGCTACGAACAACGAAAACCCCTTTTCAATACTACAGATTATGTAACCCTTCCAAATGACGATGTGGATTATACTTCAAACAATCCTTTAATTCCTTCCGACTATAGCAACGCAGTCATTGATGAGCATGAGATTATAAAAACGCAGATAAGAGCCAATATCACTTTCGGACAAAAATACATGACCTATCCCGATGGGAAATTCAATTTGGGGAATAACAAATATCCTGCGTTGACGCTTCAATTTGAAAACGGATTGGGCGCTTCGAACGAAAACTATAATTTCAGTGAATTAAGCGGGAGCCTGGACCAAACAGTAAATACCGGAAACAAAGGTGAATTCACCTACAGACTCAAAGGCGGGACTTTTTTTAATGGCGAGGACATTTCATTTGTCGATTACGAACATTTTAACGGGAATCAGACGCGGGTTGGCACAACACCCAACTACACCAATGTGTTTAATCTCCTGCCTTATTACAGCTTGAGCACTAACAAAACCTATTTTGAAGGACATCTGGAGCACGATTTCAGAGGTTGGATCTTGGGAAAAATTCCAGGGATCAATCAGCTGAATTTTAATCTCGTTGCAGGAGCGCACCTTTTGAGCATTGAAAACAATAAGCCTTACACCGAATTTTCAATCGGAATTGACAATCTGGGGATAGGAAAATACCGCCTGCTCCGTTTGGATTATGTTCGGTCTTATTACAACGGAGGCAGTGATGGGGCGTTTGTCTTCGGCCTTAAATTTTTGGGGTTGTTTGATTAA
- a CDS encoding serine hydrolase produces the protein MTKFTSEFLLIFNVIIMKLSILLFIGIISFAYSSEAQILKKIKEIKDDVAAVTIDKLSKDPITTSFSDVDKTRYLDDSFGNDVSYSSFFEQPFKEETGFLLQPGFYEGNFQSFCIKVGTVMPGRGNGRFYAPLRGPKADILETIINAYEKDSQITQREVQILLWAIIAKTDFYKMKGEAKILALKLLSEEQIARLSKGALSELTRNQLKRLAYKSKTTRDILLAENTLRGKYYKGYSSYKDFEDIAMVAGVEPVIQGFDKGRWTKHPDGFFIRYYTASYHGTKTQIYIPDELGVQNFNPRNAVAVPAGYGQRLLQTSLPTISGGPNTGGNSGGNSGIDDEPNDDAEDTSETSADTSNETVVLNSNTDPDPFCTPIIDSRADETIKTQMIMQNIPGVAVAVFQNGQMVHLQSYGYIDIFEKAPFTTATIVNWASISKSVTGVAAAQLQQNNANFKLEDRVTKYVDNWKNVRYMDTSDSKGGVDGRPELITIKQILNNSSGIQHYRKGRAETNYTTLNGKVIEFIENKGNYSSEIGVFDATKAVSVFNESVLDFKPGDNYLYSTYGFVLAGAVVEKVSPNGYVGWVMDKIADKAGLRSLRVRDPARPGHVMRKDGIMSVTGSGPAEYTLPAGGWESNICDLAKYASGLSNGKFFESNKDILWSNSVAMNTRSGMYSYGLNFTGTGENLTVWHGGHGGNARSYMQFFPSDDTGIAILAPAVYSNLPRMAQFIFQAMDIRPTMYNSLVHTPLDNCGRDRASDKDRFYGIWRKTNDDVIIRTGLKGETFFEEVTRLEESDYHCVKLVSFLNNGIQYWDGVFKKGVPKTKIVKNLDTAEFLNTYTLLINNGYSLTDVEGYSNENNLKNWAGIFQRNQRNQKVRMGINRQSFTIANTQNVNNGLNLIDIEVSTETNGTTNLITGVWAEGEETLFEMDMNQPSFRQLVRDRRNLGYRVLDVEYYWTNNNQDLKIAAIWGKSNQDDLVTGDGIGLLMFCDFMSQHETNSSRGYELINWNRMTD, from the coding sequence ATGACGAAATTTACATCAGAATTTTTATTAATTTTTAATGTTATTATTATGAAGTTGTCTATTCTACTATTTATTGGAATTATAAGTTTCGCATACTCTTCTGAAGCTCAGATTCTGAAGAAAATAAAAGAAATAAAAGATGATGTTGCTGCGGTGACTATTGATAAGCTTAGTAAAGATCCAATTACAACCTCTTTTAGTGATGTTGATAAAACCAGATATTTGGATGATAGCTTCGGAAACGACGTCAGTTATTCAAGCTTTTTCGAACAACCATTTAAGGAAGAAACAGGCTTTCTATTGCAGCCCGGCTTTTATGAAGGTAATTTTCAGAGTTTTTGCATAAAAGTTGGAACCGTAATGCCCGGGAGGGGAAATGGAAGATTTTATGCTCCATTAAGGGGGCCAAAAGCCGATATTTTGGAAACCATTATTAACGCCTACGAAAAGGATTCTCAAATAACACAGCGGGAGGTGCAAATCTTATTATGGGCGATAATTGCGAAAACAGATTTTTATAAAATGAAAGGCGAGGCAAAAATTCTTGCTTTAAAATTGCTATCCGAAGAACAGATCGCTCGTTTAAGTAAGGGGGCCTTAAGTGAACTCACTAGAAATCAATTAAAAAGGCTCGCTTATAAATCGAAAACCACAAGAGATATATTGTTGGCCGAAAACACGCTTCGAGGTAAATATTATAAAGGTTATTCAAGTTACAAAGATTTTGAGGACATAGCAATGGTCGCAGGCGTAGAGCCAGTTATTCAAGGATTCGATAAAGGACGTTGGACCAAACATCCTGACGGTTTTTTTATTAGGTACTATACAGCCAGTTACCATGGCACGAAAACGCAGATTTATATTCCGGATGAATTAGGGGTGCAGAATTTTAATCCCAGAAATGCAGTTGCCGTTCCGGCCGGATATGGACAACGATTGCTTCAAACAAGTTTACCCACTATTAGTGGAGGCCCCAACACAGGTGGAAATTCTGGGGGAAATTCGGGCATTGATGATGAGCCTAATGATGACGCCGAAGATACTTCTGAAACATCGGCTGATACTTCAAATGAAACAGTGGTACTTAATAGCAACACTGATCCCGATCCGTTTTGCACGCCTATTATAGACAGTCGTGCAGATGAGACGATAAAAACACAAATGATAATGCAAAACATTCCCGGGGTGGCTGTAGCCGTTTTTCAGAATGGACAGATGGTTCATTTGCAATCCTATGGCTATATAGATATTTTTGAAAAAGCCCCTTTTACTACAGCTACAATAGTAAATTGGGCTTCAATATCAAAGTCGGTTACGGGGGTTGCTGCGGCTCAGCTTCAACAAAACAATGCTAATTTCAAGTTGGAAGATCGTGTAACTAAATATGTAGACAATTGGAAAAATGTGCGATATATGGACACCTCAGATTCGAAGGGTGGCGTAGATGGGCGCCCTGAGCTCATTACAATTAAACAAATATTGAACAATAGCAGCGGAATACAACATTACAGAAAAGGCAGGGCAGAGACAAATTATACCACCCTCAATGGTAAGGTGATAGAATTTATTGAGAACAAGGGGAATTATAGCAGTGAAATAGGAGTGTTCGACGCTACCAAAGCGGTTTCTGTTTTCAATGAATCTGTCCTAGATTTTAAGCCGGGGGATAACTATTTGTACTCTACCTATGGCTTTGTGCTAGCCGGAGCTGTTGTTGAAAAAGTTTCTCCAAATGGCTATGTTGGCTGGGTTATGGATAAGATTGCAGATAAAGCAGGGCTTAGATCCTTGCGAGTGCGTGATCCGGCGAGACCGGGCCATGTAATGCGCAAGGATGGTATAATGAGTGTTACCGGTTCCGGACCGGCTGAATATACCCTACCAGCCGGTGGGTGGGAATCGAATATATGCGATTTGGCAAAATATGCTAGCGGATTAAGCAACGGAAAGTTTTTTGAAAGTAATAAAGATATTTTGTGGTCAAATTCAGTTGCTATGAATACGCGATCCGGTATGTATAGCTATGGATTAAATTTTACCGGAACGGGTGAAAATCTTACAGTTTGGCATGGAGGTCATGGAGGAAACGCCAGGTCATATATGCAATTTTTCCCAAGTGACGATACAGGAATTGCTATCCTTGCTCCGGCGGTATATTCTAACTTACCGCGTATGGCCCAATTTATTTTTCAAGCCATGGACATAAGGCCTACAATGTATAATAGCTTAGTACATACACCACTAGACAATTGTGGCAGGGACCGCGCTAGTGATAAGGATCGATTTTATGGTATTTGGAGAAAAACAAACGACGATGTAATAATTCGAACCGGACTAAAGGGAGAAACTTTTTTTGAGGAAGTTACTCGCTTAGAAGAAAGCGATTATCATTGTGTTAAACTAGTGTCATTTTTAAATAACGGAATTCAATATTGGGATGGGGTTTTCAAAAAAGGTGTTCCTAAGACAAAGATTGTGAAGAATCTTGATACCGCCGAATTTTTAAATACATATACTCTTTTAATAAACAACGGTTATTCTTTAACAGATGTAGAAGGCTATAGCAATGAAAACAATCTTAAAAATTGGGCCGGAATATTTCAAAGGAATCAACGAAACCAAAAAGTTCGCATGGGGATAAACCGTCAAAGTTTTACTATCGCGAATACGCAAAATGTAAATAACGGACTGAATTTAATTGATATTGAGGTCTCAACAGAAACAAATGGAACTACCAATCTTATAACCGGCGTTTGGGCAGAAGGAGAAGAAACATTGTTCGAAATGGATATGAATCAACCATCTTTTAGACAACTAGTGCGTGATCGTAGAAATCTTGGTTACAGAGTGTTAGATGTAGAATACTATTGGACCAATAATAATCAGGATTTAAAAATAGCTGCGATTTGGGGGAAATCTAATCAAGATGATTTGGTAACAGGAGATGGAATAGGATTACTCATGTTTTGCGATTTTATGAGCCAACACGAAACGAACAGCAGCAGAGGATACGAGTTAATTAATTGGAATAGGATGACAGATTAA